From the genome of Rana temporaria chromosome 8, aRanTem1.1, whole genome shotgun sequence:
TTTTTTCGAAGGAAGGGTGAGTAAGCAAAGAAATGCTTGTTTCTTCCAGGTTCATTCACCTGAGGGGAGATCGGAAAACAAATCTACTTCCACTCTATCCACCATGCTGGTGCTGGGCCTGGAAGAGAGGCAGTAGAGCCCGAGAGAGACATCATGGGTGTATTAGACCCTTGACATCGCCTATGAACCCCAGTAAAGATGACCAAGTACACGTAGGGCTTAATCAGCTGCAGTGACTGGGGAATGGCAGCTCTGagcctggaagtgatgaaatgctCACCTCTTCTGGGTTCATTCATTGGAGAGGAGATCCAAAAACTGGTCACCCTCAGCTCCATCTTCCATGCTGGTGCGGGGCCAGCAGAGTCCGAGATTCTATTCGGGCTCAGTGAAGGGGGGTTTTTTTTATGAGGAAGGGCGTGGAAGTAAAGAAAAGCTTGTCTCTTCCGGGTTCATTCACCAGAGAGGAGGTCCAAAAACTGATCACCCTCTACTCCATTAGCCATGCCGATGCCGGGCCCGCAGGAAGGGTAGTAGAGTCCGAGATACTATTCGGACTCAGAAAAGGGGGTTGGTATTTTCGGAGGAAGGGTAtggaagtgatgaaatgcttGTCTCTTCTAAATTCATTCACCAGAGAGGAGAACGGAGAACTGATCACCCTCCACTCCATCCGCCATGCCGGTTCCGGTCCTGTCGGATGGAGAGTAGAGTCCGAGATACTATTCGGGCTCAGAGAAGGGGGTTGGTAGAGATGAAATGCTTGTCTCTTCTGGGTTCATTTACCAGAGAGGAGATCGGAGAACTGATCACCCTCCATTCCATCCGCCATGCCAGTTCCGGTCCTGCAAGAGGGGCAGTAGAGTCCGAAATACTATTCGGGCTCAGAGTAGCGAGTTGGTATTTTTGGATAAAGCATGtggaagtgatgaaatgcttGTTTCTTCTGGGTTCATTCATCGGATGGGAGATCAGAGAACTGATCAGCCTCCACTCCATCTGCCATGCTAATGCTGGGCCGGCAGGAGGGTCAGTAGAGTCAGAGATACTATTCAAGCTCATAGAAGGGTGTTTGGTATTTTTGGAGGAAGGGTGTTGAGGCGATGCATAGGGATGGGTTCAGGCGTGTTCGGATCGTAGTCCCAATCCACCTGAGCAATCCTGCCATCACTGCGCACAGCCAATCATAGGCAGTTGTGGCCCGGGAAATGCttcactgcctatgattggcggtgTGTAGTGACAGCTTTCTGGTGGAATTGCTCAGGTGGGGTGGGACTACCATCCAAACAGGCCTGAGCCTATCCCTAGTAATGAAATGCTTGTCTCTTCCCTGCTCATTCACCAGAGAGGAGATCGGAGAACTGATCACCCTCCACTTCATCAGCTCTGCCGGTCCCGGTCCTGCCGGAGGGGCAGTAGAGTCTGAAATATTATTCAAATTTAGAGAAGGGGGTTGGTATTTTTGGAGGAATGGGTGTGGAAGTTATAAAATGCTCATCTCTTTTGGATTCATTCACCGGAGAGGAGATGGGAAAACGAATCACCCGCCACTCCATTCGCCATGCCGGTCCTGGGTCTGCAGGAGGGCCAGTAGCGGTTGGTATCTTCATAAGGAGAGGTGTGGAAGTGTGAATTTCAGTACAAGCGCGAATTCAAATCTCAAACCTTGTTACAAGAGAGACTGTTAAAGCagacctcccaaccgtcccggatttcgcGGAAATGTCCCCCCCGCGAATCACGGTAAATCCTGCGGTCCCGCGATTTGCGGTAAATCCCGAAATCCCGCGATTTGCGGTAAATGCCGCGGTCCTGCGATTGGCGATAAACCCAACTCCGATCCACCGAATTCAACTATgaaaccccaaccccccccccccccccccccggctcaacaacttcgatccacGGAaatcccccgctcaacaactatgattcgCAgaaccacaaccccccccccccccgctcaacaactccgatccacgTAATTCCTCCGCCCAACAACTATGATTCGCAGAAccacaacccacccccccccgcgctcaacaactccgatccacggaattcccctgctcaacaacttccttgggaggtatgctcatctgtccctcattctgaagttgaaaagttgggaggtatggttaagGTGAGAAGGTGACACATCttcaaaatgaagagaatgttcgggCCCAgtaagtgagggaaatgttctgaccctgaaggggttaatctaggttcccacactatatatgtgtgtattatcatctgctggagataaaagacgtcacagtgactatggagaaaAAGGACGGACATGACCGGAGTtattgggtgtaaatagaaaataggaTATTATTACCTCATCTACTGCCAGTTccaacaatgtctcctctctacttcctcccaacttgcctctcacccggaacttcctgtctgtaaatgacatcacttcctgtcttccatagagccGTCCTAGCTGGGTAAAAGTAAGGAACTTCTACCACCTTGTGGAACTAAATGGGAACTACAGACCTGAGGAAAGTCTCGTAGTTTGAAAACGACAATTGTTTTTTATGtacacatcacttcctgtctttatttgacatcacttcctgctttccaTTAAGACTTCCTGGCTGGGCTTGGTCGTAGTGAGATTTTGTGACAGCTGCAGATCAAGGAGACGGGCGTACTTGCTGTTGAAGCAAAATGGAGTATGATTACGACCTCGATGAAGACAAACTTGGGATCCCAACTGTCCCCGGCACAGTGACCCTGAAGAAAGACTCCCAGAATGTAATCGGGGTAAGCATTGGAGGAGGAGCCCAGCACTGTCCTTGTCTTTACATCGTGCAGGTGTTTGACAATACTCCCGCCGCTCTAGATGGGACCATTGCAGCTGGAGATGAAATCACTGGGGTGAATGGAAAGTCCGTGAAAGGGAAAACTAAGGTCGAGGTGGCCAAAATGATCCAAAACGTCAAGGAGGAAGTAACCATTCACTACAACAAGCTCCAAGCCGACCCCAAGCAGGGAAAGACTCTGGACATTGTACTCAAGAAGGTGAAGCATCGCCTGGTGGAGAACATGGGTTCAGGCACTGCTGATGCCCTTGGTTTGAGTCGCGCCATCCTGTGCAACGATGGTCTGGTGAAAAAGCTGGAGGAGTTGGAGAAAACCTCAGAGTTTTATAAAGGCATGATGGAGCACACCAAACGTCTTCTGCGAGCATTTTTCGAACTCTCACAAACACATCGAGCTTTTGGTGATGTGTTTTCCGTCATCGGAGTTCGAGAGCCTCAACCGGCCGCGAGTGAAGCTTTTGTTATGTTTGCCGATGCACACCGCAGCATTGAAAAATATGGTATTAACCTTTTGAAGACCATAAAACCAATGCTGAACGACCTAAACACCTACCTTAACAAAGCCATTCCCGACACCAAGTTAACAATCCGGAAGTACCTCGATGTGAAGTTTGAGTACCTGTCCTACTGCTTGAAGGTAAAAGAGATGGACGACGAGGAGTACAGCAGCATAGCATTTGGAGAGCCTCTGTACCGCGTTAGCACCGGAAATTATGAGTATCGGTTGATCTTGAGGTGTCGTCAGGAGGCCCGCTCACGTTTCGCAAAAATGAGGAAAGATGTCTTAGAAAAGATCGAACTCCTGGACCAAAAACACGTTCAAGATATCGTATTTCAGCTCCAGCGCTTTGTCTCTGCCATGTCTAAGTATAATGACCAGTGCTACGAAgtcctgaaggaagcggatatattTCCTATTGAGGTCGATCTGGCCCACACAACTCTCGCCTATGGCCAGGTGGATGCTTTTGCGGACGAAGATGGAGAGctggagaaaaagaaagaaacggATACCGAGGAGAAACTTATTGATGATGAATAGACTTTGAGCaggggtcatcaaccctgtcctttagggcccactaacaggccaggttttatgtattaccttggggagaggcagactagaatactgcaatcactgagcagcaagtgATATCCCCTGTGATGTATTTCCGTTATCtttcaaacctggcctgttagtgggtctgaggacagggttgatgaccactgacttTGAGGGCATGTTCTGGGTGTGGTTCTTTCTTTGTTCTACAATCAATAGGAAGGGACTTTGTAGATAAAATTTTGGATTGGGGAACTATAAAAATATGTATACCGTAAATATTGTGAAATTTAACGAGATCATCACCTTGTGGAGCTCGGAGGAACTGTAGTCCCAAGAATCGTCTCAGTGTGAACATAGTCTTGTGGGTGGGTGTGTATGATGAATATTTATAGGTTGTCCTCCTCTACATTTCCTCCTCCGCATCTTCatcttcctgcccccccccctacttcTTTACCCCCTTTCACCTCCTCATCACCCACCATGTCCCTCTCTTCACCCACCTATCTTAATTTTCACCTCCATGCCCCCTCATATCTTTTTTTTCACCCTCCTGTCCTTCTCTATATCCCTTCTTCATTTTCATTGCCCCACCACCGTCTATACCCTACTTCCCCTCTTCACCTCCTCATCACCCCCCATGTCCCTCTCTTCACCTGCCCTTCGTCTTCACCCCCATGCCCCCTCATCACCCTCGTATCCGTCTCTTCACCCTCGTGTCCTTCTCTTCATGCCATCTTCCTCACTCCACCACCATCTATATCCTACTTCCCCTCTTCACCTCCTCATCACCCCCCATGTCCCTCTCTTCACCTGCCCTTCATCTTCACCTCCATGCCCCCTCATCACCCTCGTATCCGTCTCTTCACCCTTGTGTCCTTCTCTTCATGCCATCTCCCTCACTCCACCACCATCTATATCCTACTTCCCCTCTTCATCTCCTCATCACCCCCCATGTCCCTCTCTTCACCTGCCCTTCGTCTTTACCTCCATGCCCCCTCGTCATCCTCGTATCCGTCTCTTCACCCTCGTGTCCTTCTCTTCATGCCATCTTCCTCACTCCACCACCATCTATATCCTACTCCCCCTCTTCACCTCCTCATCACCCCCATGTCCCTCTCTTCACCTGCCCTTCGTCTTCACCTCCATGCCCCCTCGTCATCCTCGTATCCGTCTCTTCACCTTCCTGTCCTTCTCTTCATGCCATCTACCTCATCTTCATTACCCCACCACCATCTTTATCCTACTTCACCTCATCACCCCCATGTGCCTCTCTTCATCTTCTCCTCCATGCCCCCTCGTCACCCTCGTATCCATCTCTTCACCCTCCTGTCTATCTCTTCATGCCATCTACCTCATCTTCATTACCCCACCACCATCTATATCATACTTCACCTCCTCATCACCCCCATGTGCCTCTCTTCACCTGCCCTTTATCATCTACACCTCCatgcctcctcatcaccctcgtaTCCATCTCTTCACCCTCCTGTCCTTCTTCATGCCATCTACCTCATCTTCATTACCCCACCACCATCTATATCCTACTTCCCCTCTTCACCTCCTCATTACCCCCCATGTCCCTCTCTTCACCTGCCCTTgatctagggtgaccacgtgtcccggtttgcccgggatcgtcccgtaattgaAAATGTTGTCCCGTGTCCCGGTAGCCTTCAATCCGGGACAATAGAGTATCCCGGAATCAAAGTATCAAACACGTTGGACTGCCTGCCggctgccacactcactgccgcaGTCAGTGCCACTGTAATTACAGTCACTGGTTGCTAAGGCCGCCCcgcttgtagcaaccagtgacgtcaccgtgaccgtgcccagctctctctctctgactccacccccacctcctcctcctctcctccttcagcCGCGGTTCTTTACAGAGAGAGCAGCTCAGCACTACCGCGGCGCAGACCTCTTCCACCACGCTCCGCCTCCACTGCTCCATGCTCCAACCCACTGCCCAGCCCAGCGCAGGCCACCACCGTCCGTCCCGCGACCTCCCGCTGCCGCAGGGCAAGTGGGCAACTCGGTGCACTGTTGTAAATTGCaggcctggctcctcctcctcccgcccgagCGGCCCGACTTACTGCCTCCGCCTGAGACTCCTGAGTCCCCTCCTGTCTGAGTTAGAGAAGACCGCCCGGCGCTGGCTGAAGACTGCCCTGCCCCACCACCAACAGATGCAGACTTCATCCATATCATCATCTTAAAAGGTGAGCAAATAGGGGCAATTGACACtgtctggcagcatctgatggggcacagtagtgacaattcatgggcacactggcagcatttgattgggcactgtagcgacaattcatgggcacactggcagcatttgatggggcaccgtAGTGACAActaatcggcacactggcagcatctgatctgatgggcacagtagcggcaattgataggcacactggcagaatctgatggggcacagtagcgacaattaatgggcacactggcagcatctgatgggggcacagtagcgacaaatcatgggcacactgccagcatctgatgggggcacagtagtggcaaatcatgggcacactggcagcatctgatggggcacagtagcgtcaattgatcggcacactggcagcatctgatggggcacactgttggcaattgctgggcacactggcagcatctgatgggggcacagtagcgacaattcatgggcacactggcagcatttgatggggcacagtagtgacaattaatcggcacactggcagcatctgatctgatgggcacagtagcggcaattgataggcacactggcagaatctgatggggcacagtagcaacatttcatgggcacactggcagcatcagattgggcacagtagcaacaattgctggacacactggcagcatttgatggggcacagtagtggcatttgatggggaacagtggctgcatttgatggggcctagggccctcttttgatcttgcacacgtgcccgctgatttcatgatacgcccctgccccccaaaaatatgtaaaaaaacatatattttttagggggggggggggggtgtccctgaatggcagtttggaaatgtggtcaccctaccttgatCATCTACGGCTCCATGCCCCCTGATATCCTTCACCCTCTTGTCCTCCTCTTCCTATTTTCCTCATCTTCATCTCCCCATCCCCCTGTTCGCTCATCACCCCCATGTCCCCAACTCCACCTCTCCTTTCTACTCTtcatccccttttccccttcaTTACCTTCCCTACCCCTCTTCACCCCCAGTTCCCCACCCCCCATCATCCTTGTCCCCTTTTCCCCCTCACTTTGTGCAGTGGGGCGGGCTTTTCATTGTTAAAACACGTGGCGAGGAGGTGACATATCACCTCCCATCCGTCTGTCAAAAGCcccctgaaaagcaatccaccatGGATTACTTTTTAGAGGGGGCGCCAATTGCTACTGAACGTGTAAACAATCTCTAAAAGTTGTAATTATATAACCAAATAGATAAATTGTTTTCGTATTGAACAATATCTCCTTGTCTGTCCTTATTATGACAAATCttcctgtatatacagtattataaAACTTTATTGTACACTAGATTATCAATATGCTTCTTGTAGAACCACGCCCATTTCATCCACCTTCATACCCCAAACTTTACAAGTACAGGTGGCAGGCAGGGGCAACACTGTAACTggagtggtggtgatcagggacactgtaactggtgtgggggcgatcagggacactgtaactggtgagGTGGAAATCGGGGACACTATAACTTGTGTGATGGGGATCGGGGATAATGTAACTGGTGtgggggtgatcagggacactgtaactggtgtgatgGGGATCGGGGATaatgtaactggtgtggcggtgatcagggacactgtaactggtgtgggggtgatcagggacactgtaactggtgtggtggggaTCAGGGACACTAACTGGTGTGGTAGGGATCAGGGATaatgtaactggtgtggtggggaTCAGAGACACTATAACTTGTGTGATGGGGATCGGGGATaatgtaactggtgtggtggggaTCAGGAACattgtaactggtgtggtggggatcagggacactgtaactggtgtgggggtgatcagggacactgtaactggtgtagtggggatcagggacactgtaactggtgtggtagtgatcagggacactgtaactggcgtggcggtgatcagggacactgtaactggtgtggcggtgatcagggacactgtaactggtgtggtggggatcagggacactg
Proteins encoded in this window:
- the LOC120909631 gene encoding leucine-rich repeat extensin-like protein 1 isoform X2 codes for the protein MSLSSPALRLHPHAPSSPSYPSLHPRVLLFMPSSSLHHHLYPTSPLHLLITPHVPLFTCPSSSPPCPLITLVSVSSPLCPSLHAISLTPPPSISYFPSSSPHHPPCPSLHLPFVFTSMPPRHPRIRLFTLVSFSSCHLPHSTTIYILLPLFTSSSPPCPSLHLPFVFTSMPPRHPRIRLFTFLSFSSCHLPHLHYPTTIFILLHLITPMCLSSSSPPCPLVTLVSISSPSCLSLHAIYLIFITPPPSISYFTSSSPPCASLHLPFIIYTSMPPHHPRIHLFTLLSFFMPSTSSSLPHHHLYPTSPLHLLITPHVPLFTCP
- the LOC120909630 gene encoding PRKCA-binding protein-like, with amino-acid sequence MEYDYDLDEDKLGIPTVPGTVTLKKDSQNVIGVSIGGGAQHCPCLYIVQVFDNTPAALDGTIAAGDEITGVNGKSVKGKTKVEVAKMIQNVKEEVTIHYNKLQADPKQGKTLDIVLKKVKHRLVENMGSGTADALGLSRAILCNDGLVKKLEELEKTSEFYKGMMEHTKRLLRAFFELSQTHRAFGDVFSVIGVREPQPAASEAFVMFADAHRSIEKYGINLLKTIKPMLNDLNTYLNKAIPDTKLTIRKYLDVKFEYLSYCLKVKEMDDEEYSSIAFGEPLYRVSTGNYEYRLILRCRQEARSRFAKMRKDVLEKIELLDQKHVQDIVFQLQRFVSAMSKYNDQCYEVLKEADIFPIEVDLAHTTLAYGQVDAFADEDGELEKKKETDTEEKLIDDE
- the LOC120909631 gene encoding leucine-rich repeat extensin-like protein 1 isoform X4; amino-acid sequence: MSLSSPALRLHPHAPSSPSYPSLHPRVLLFMPSSSLHHHLYPTSPLHLLITPHVPLFTCPSSSPPCPLITLVSVSSPLCPSLHAISLTPPPSISYFPSSSPHHPPCPSLHLPFVFTSMPPRHPRIRLFTLVSFSSCHLPHSTTIYILLPLFTSSSPPCPSLHLPFVFTSMPPRHPRIRLFTFLSFSSCHLPHLHYPTTIFILLHLFTSSSPPCASLHLPFIIYTSMPPHHPRIHLFTLLSFFMPSTSSSLPHHHLYPTSPLHLLITPHVPLFTCP
- the LOC120909631 gene encoding extensin-2-like isoform X1, which encodes MMNIYRLSSSTFPPPHLHLPAPPPTSLPPFTSSSPTMSLSSPTYLNFHLHAPSYLFFHPPVLLYIPSSFSLPHHRLYPTSPPHHPPCPSLHLPFIFTSMPPHHPRIRLFTLVSFSSCHLPHSTTIYILLPLFISSSPPMSLSSPALRLYLHAPSSSSYPSLHPRVLLFMPSSSLHHHLYPTPPLHLLITPMSLSSPALRLHLHAPSSSSYPSLHLPVLLFMPSTSSSLPHHHLYPTSPLHLLITPMCLSSPALYHLHLHASSSPSYPSLHPPVLLHAIYLIFITPPPSISYFPSSPPHYPPCPSLHLPLIIYGSMPPDILHPLVLLFLFSSSSSPHPPVRSSPPCPQLHLSFLLFIPFSPSLPSLPLFTPSSPPPIILVPFSPSLCAVGRAFHC
- the LOC120909631 gene encoding leucine-rich repeat extensin-like protein 1 isoform X3, with protein sequence MPPHIFFFTLLSFSISLLHFHCPTTVYTLLHLLITPHVPLFTCPSSSPPCPLITLVSVSSPLCPSLHAISLTPPPSISYFPSSSPHHPPCPSLHLPFVFTSMPPRHPRIRLFTLVSFSSCHLPHSTTIYILLPLFTSSSPPCPSLHLPFVFTSMPPRHPRIRLFTFLSFSSCHLPHLHYPTTIFILLHLITPMCLSSSSPPCPLVTLVSISSPSCLSLHAIYLIFITPPPSISYFTSSSPPCASLHLPFIIYTSMPPHHPRIHLFTLLSFFMPSTSSSLPHHHLYPTSPLHLLITPHVPLFTCP